The Myxocyprinus asiaticus isolate MX2 ecotype Aquarium Trade chromosome 6, UBuf_Myxa_2, whole genome shotgun sequence region GCTAAAGGGGTGATTCTGAAGGCCTTTGAACAGTATCGGCTGAAATCGTGCATTGACTACAAACCGTGGAATGGAGAAGAGAACTATATCTCTGTATTTAAAGGCAATGGGTGAGCTGCTGCACTCACTGAATGCTAATATACATGTGGGAGTTAAATGAGCTCCACACAATATGGACTGTGTAGGTTTGCCAATTAAAAAGGTTGCTTAATGTATAATGTATGTTAATATGCACAATATGTATAATATTGAATGTATAACTAGATATACACTATATAAATATGCACGTTAAAAGTATGCACATGTATGGCAACTAACTTGAGAAATTCAACATCTATATTTAATTCTACATCTGGATAGATGTTTTTCATCAGTGGGGAACCAGCACGTTGGCAAACAGAGGCTGTCCATTGGCAGTGGATGTGATCGTATTGCAACCATCGAACATGAGTTTCTCCATGCCTTAGGCTTCTGGCATGAGCAGTCGCGCTGTGACCGCGATGACTACGTCTCCATCATCTGGGATCACATTTCTGAAGGTATGTGTCTGATAAATAAGTCAGTGGATcaacaaaaaaacagagaaacTACAGGCTCTACCATCAGGTTCACCCGTTTTGAACTGATTCATAGCTTCTGGCTTACATCATAttcaaatgtactgtacattagaGTACTATgtaaaaacaatgctacagcatggtaatcattcagaaccatggtaccaccacattACATAATGGTAATGGGAGAAGGTGCATCGCAAgtaggggtgtaaatatttgcactGACAACAATTTGATTAGATTACGATACTTTCTCTAACGATTACGATGCCTTGTGAAATCTGAAATCACGATTCAATACGTTTAGaacgattcataattattttcaaaaatatgcagaaaaaagATTCAGTGTTTTTACTGAATGCTCTTAATTTAGACAGTAAGACATGCAATAGACTTTAGCTCTAAAGTCACAAATGCATTTAGGACCGAGGAGGTTTGGCTAATGTGTGGCTgcataaataaacagaaaaatactactaatgttacatgcattatagatctgatatgaataaaggataacatAATGCAACAAAACGACTTTGCAAATTTGCATATCAtgtaacattaacatttattgCATCAATAATTAATTACAAATGAAATATGTCATGTCCAGACAGATGAAACCCATGTTTTAATCAAGCAGGGTCATACAGTAGAAAAGAAAACTCTCTTATAGTAGCGTATAAAGACGGCTTTACACAGTATGTTGTACTTGCAAGTTCCCTATTAATTTTCAATGTGAGAGCTTGTCAAGCACGTTCACAAGAATGTTTTATCTTTTCGCACCTGCCATGTATCATTATCAGAGGTACTTTAATCAACCAGTATTTCGCTTTtaactggttagttcccttcagaactGTATAAAATCGCTCCCTATTCCCTATATAGTGCACTTTATGGCATTAACTATATCGCGATTTTGCTCATTCACATTTATTCACAGTAGgctgttctctcatcatttactcaccttcatggtatcccagatatgtatgattttctttcttctgcagaacacaaagaaagatttttagaagaatttctccgctctgttgttccatacaatgcaagtgaacaggatTCAAATCTTTAatgctcaaaaagcatataaggcagcataaaagtaatccataagactccagtggttaaatccgtatcttcagaagcgatgtgataagtgtgggtgagaaacagatcaaaacataagtctttttttactatcaatctgcaCTTTCAACTTAAGagcttttcttctgttttttgcccattcacattcttcatgcatatcaccacctactgggcagagaggagaatttatagtaaaaaaaaaaaaaaggactcaaCTGATATTGCATTGCACTTGCggtgtacgagtcctgaagagcacgcgagtcgacacgtgagccgaaagtgtcatagaagcaccacaaaatgacatggttctTCTAACTAATCAGACTGATGATTTTCCCTCTGCCGGCCATATCTAGAGCTGAGAATATAATAGAAACAAAAAGGTGGATctttttgacttggaccagtcaGCAACCATCCTACAAAGCACCTAGCAGAACATCCTAGAAACTCCATGAAACATGCTATAAAACAACTCATAGCACCTTTATTAACTGAATAGCAAGACCCTAGCACATTGGTGGTGACTTTTCCATTGGGAAACATCACTCTGATTctattcagaaaatgtacaaatctagatTCTAGGATTATTGTTATACAGGCTTGTTTATTTATAGGGATGGAAAAACATTTATATCAAGGTCACATTCATTTCACAGGCAAAGAGCATAACTTCAACAAATACAACGACACCAGATCCAGCGCTCTGAATGTACCCTATGACTACGGTTCCATGATGCATTACAGCAAGAATGCTTTCAGGAATGGGACAGGGCCCACCATAGTCACCAAGATCCCTGCCTTCAGTGATGTCATAGGCCAGCGCATGGAGTTCAGCGACAGCGACTTGCTCAAGCTAAACAGACTCTACAACTGCAGTAACACATTAATCAATTCttcattataaaaattatataaaacctCTTTCCTTTATAAAATGTCAtgtcagcatttatttatcttaattCAAAttatataatcaaatcaaatcacatttattgtcacacagccatatacacaagtgcaatggtgtgtgaaattcttgggtgcagttccgatcaatatagcagtcgtgacagtgatgaacTGTCATAAATCATAATCATAAATCATAATTATTAATCATACTTGTTTCTAACAGCATTTAAATTCATGCAATCTTGTTGAAATAACTAAAGACACTACTGTCTTTGATCATTAACTTTTGAAAACAGTGGGCAAATCTCACAAGCATGTCCatttttaggactattaagaatttttgcattgtgacattgggTCTTATTTACTAATAATTACTAATAATTGCATGCACTTTGTGTACttatgtgcacagtatgcaacCTTTTTTTTATTGCCTTTAATGTATGCTGTTTGAATACAAAAATCATTGCATAACAGTAATTGTTTActgtaattaatgtgtaattaacTCAATAGTAAAACATCCGGAAGTactgcagtaatgagaatgagataatTTTTTGGGTGGGGAAATGTgattaattatcatgaatataatgtcacaatgtaaaaaaaaaaaaaaaaaaaaaaaaaaaagaatgatccTTAAAACAAGCTTAATTTTATATaggcaaaatattatttatttattcaaaaaatatgtatatattttgtggtgaaatatacctggaaatatttttttgtgagattcacattATAGAGTGTACAGTACTATAGCTTATGCAGCATGTCTGTGCCAGCAGGATAATGATGTTAAAATTTACCATAATGTGGACTTTCTTCTTTGCTGTGAAATCAAATTTCAGGTCATCACAGGAGGTTATTTATGGCTGTTCAAAGTGCTTTTTATTGTTGGTTCATCTGACAGCACGTGTTGGTTTTACAGCTAGCTCTTCCACCTTCCTGGATTTCTGTGACTTTGAGTCTGAGAATATCTGTGGAATGATCCAAAGCCACGAAAATACTAATAAAACCAACTGGCAGCGAGTTTCCAAAGCGACAGGTGGACCAGACACTGACTACACTTACATGGGACACTGTGATGGTAAGTCGGTGAAGTGTAATGGAATATACAATCTTCATACATACACCGATGAGcgaaaacattatgaccactcacaggtgaagcaaataacattgatcatctcctaacatggtcacatgtcaaggtctgtgtagattagatggtaagtgaacaatcggttcttgtagtcaacgtgttgaatgcaggagaaatgggcaggtgtaaagacctgagggactttgacaagggccaaattgttatggccagatgactggtggccagcaaggcttgtggggtgctcccggtcagcagtggtgagtacctactgacagtggtccgaggagggaaaaaccacaaaccggcgacagggtgttgggcacccaagacTCATTGAttcgtgagggcaacgaaggctatcccatctggtccgaaccaacagaaggtctactgtagcacaagtcacagaaatgttaatgatggataatgcatcctgccacactgcacacattgttcgggaatggtttgaggaacatgatgaagagttcaaggtgttgccctggcctccaaattccccagttctCAATCCAATTAAGCATCTTTGGGATGTGATGGATCAAAaagtctgatccacggtggctccacctcgcaacttacaggatttgaaggatctgctgttaatgtcttggtgccagataccacaggacaccttcaggggtcttgtagagtccatgctatggtgggtcggtgctgttttggcagcacgtggaggatcaacagcatattaggcaggtggtcataatgttttggctcatcagtgtagacATTTGGCCATAAGCGGCCCGGCAATTGGAATTCATGGGGAACTCATAGCAAAAATAACTCATGTGCAGGCCTGACTCAGGAGGGCAACTTTTCATGGTTCAATCTATTCCTGTTTGATAAAATTAAGTCCTGTcctaaatgttttacttttagaaTAACCTGTTTCGttcagaaatacgtcacattgCTGAAGTTAAATTGCTTCATGTTTACTTTATTTGAACTGATCTGTCAGTGATCTGAAGGTGATGTGTCAGATTTTTTCGATATAATTTCTTCTATCTCAGTTCAGTGTGCAGAGTCAAACTCTTCATATCTGTGCCATTCATAGattgacttcctgaagagtgtaaacactttgACTCTATGGCGcctttcaaaatattgctctgtttgttttagcaGCCTGGCCCTGACATACAGGGTTGccagattatttttatgttttccaGCCAAAAAGACTAAATCAATGGCTGGTCAGGGGAGAAAACCACTAATGCAATTCTTCCATTGGGTGTCAAGAGAAACATTCCACAGATAGTCCTGGCACTAATCACCACTAGAGATCAAAGGGCATTATTTACTAGGTTTTCTTACATTTAAAGCAAAGAAACTggcaatataattaaaaaatggatttttggagatgttttttgttttcttgtttagaTGTATTACATAATGTATTTACAACTGTTAATATCGTTATACTTCTATCGAccgggttgggaaggttacttttaaaaagtattccactacagattacagaatacatgctgtaaaatttaatttgtaacatattccgttagattactcaaggtcagtaacgtaatgtaaatactttggattacttcttcagcactggcagattttccacttgttttgaccataagttaataaagtaagaaaatacacttcactgtaaaaatacattttctgcaaagaagaaaaaaaaaacaacttcttgctactcaagtaaatgtatcttgttttaaggattttaagatatttttacaggaaaacgacatttaaaatgaaaattgtccACGTGCAGCCTAGATTTTCTTCACACACGGACAGTCTGCGTCTATGATCGTCAATGGCGTATGTGTCTGCCGTTGACTGTGCTAAACAAGTATCTCAAAGCAGTCAAGGTGCGGAAGCATTGAACGTGTCCATACACGctcatggtcaaaagagtatactttgaatggCTGAGTGTTCGGCTCGACTGTATGCAGGATGAAACGGCACtcaaaaaacaaagtataccccaGCCTTACGGTTTGCATATACTGTAGTAATACATAGGCCAGTTCATGTCCTGTCtggtaaaatgtacatttttgtcatgttttcagaAAGGGGTTATTTCATGCACTTCAGCacagcagacggggtgcagggggACACGGCATTGATGGAGAGCAGGCTTCTGTATCCCAAGCAAGGATTCCAGTGTCTGCAGTTCTTCTCCTACAACAGCGGTCATGCAAGCGACCAACTACGAATCTGGGTGCGAGAGTTCAACAAGGCCAACCCTAATGGAACCCTACGTCTTATTCAACAGATTAATGGTACACCTGCTCTGGCTTTGAAGTTGATTTTTAGAAGACCAAAAGACATATATTTGtgaggttaaaaaaaacaaacttatcTCTTCGCCAGTATTGAATAATTTTGGATTTATGATTAGCAGATTTTCTTTAAGATTTTACTGTtgtcaatgaaattttctttgcaCCAATGAAATTTGTTTTGCACCATGTGGATTCAAATTATTTGATGGTGATTGTGGTAGAGCTTTGGCTActcattattgtatttttaagcaaTAAGGCATTCATGGaagtgctatattgtgaatatagtgacAGCTTAAGGGCATTGTTaaggggtcgcacaccggatgtGGCATACAGCTTTTTAAAGTTTGATACCATTGTTTTCTTTGAATCTGTGTTCAGCGCCATCATTGGTGTCCTGCAACGGCACCCGGCTACAACAATTCTGCCTGAAGAAgtgcaaaaaatataatttataagttTGTATGTAACTTTGTCTATTCTTTGTCTATACGTTGATTAGATTCActgagcgcgtttacatgcacgttcttacacgaTTATGCTTCATAAGCTTTAtcgtgtaaggtcataaacagtgtaagaataaaccggtcgacacgggtagatttttgccctttACGACATTTTCGTGTGGCATGAAAACACCTTTACTGGTGTTTtcaccagcttatccaatgtgtgcatgtgttgatCGCATGTCTCTTTACgaaagcagagaataacgtgattatttaaaatctaatgtaaacagttttcttgctttgtgagattttttaaataagctgatttttgggagtaatcagcatattggtgtgcatgtaaacgtgctgaCTGTTTTGGACTTCCAACAACACGTGATATGCAACACCTGTGAATTGTCCTACGGTGTGtctctttaaaaatagcaaatttATTAGGTGACAGCCGTCCCTGACTAATGTTGTGATGTAAACTAATTTTAATCGAGAGCAACTGTTGAGTTCAAGACATAAcaatcacattcattttctccaaagagtaactgattttaaatgataacaTAAATCTTTCTCGAAAGGCCTACCATAAGTAGAGACCGCCCACTCCCTTGAAGCACTGTGAAAGCAGTAAGACTATTAAGTTGGTCTTCCTTTACACTTAAACTAGTTATATatttgcatctgaatatattgcaATAAATCAAAGCTATTTTGTTTAATACAAGTAATCAATGACtatatcaatagttttatattgtacTATTTTTAATAATCCAATTATGTCATTCGCAATtcttcatgggactgtagtttATACCCTCATaaaaagtacacagtcttgtaccattgtctttttttttctccaattttcAAATCCCTTTTACCCCACAAATTAGAGTTTATAATGTTGAGCTAGAGCTAGTTGCCTTAGTTCATTGATTTTTTTGAATGCTAGTGGAGATAACTAAtatggaaaaatacttccggaaccaagacggctaaAATGTTCTGCTGTAAAGATGGGGACAGATGTTTCATGTCATAGCGGTTATATATTTCATGTATTTTAGCTGGACTGGAAAGCTGTATTGACCAGTCAGCATCCATGGCTGGAACTGTCCATTTTATCACAAACTGACTGACTCTTTTATGTCTTTCTTCTAAAGCTCCTCCTGGTGACCTTTGGCAGCTCCATCACGTGAGCCTGAATGTCTCCAGTAAGTTTCGTGTGGCGTTTGAAGGAATCAAAGGGTCTGGAAACAGTGGTGGGCTCTCACTGGATGACATTAACCTATCAGAGACCACTTGCCCAGAACATATATGGAGGATCAAAGACTTTAAAAGTGTTCTTGAGAATACACCAATGGACACTGCCAT contains the following coding sequences:
- the mep1bb gene encoding meprin A subunit beta; its protein translation is MWRFRTVNTEYTWKREINAKGVILKAFEQYRLKSCIDYKPWNGEENYISVFKGNGCFSSVGNQHVGKQRLSIGSGCDRIATIEHEFLHALGFWHEQSRCDRDDYVSIIWDHISEGKEHNFNKYNDTRSSALNVPYDYGSMMHYSKNAFRNGTGPTIVTKIPAFSDVIGQRMEFSDSDLLKLNRLYNCTSSSTFLDFCDFESENICGMIQSHENTNKTNWQRVSKATGGPDTDYTYMGHCDERGYFMHFSTADGVQGDTALMESRLLYPKQGFQCLQFFSYNSGHASDQLRIWVREFNKANPNGTLRLIQQINAPPGDLWQLHHVSLNVSSKFRVAFEGIKGSGNSGGLSLDDINLSETTCPEHIWRIKDFKSVLENTPMDTAIHSPRFKSKDGYTFQMSLYPSGTTGNPGELGAYAHLTSGDDSVDEGLIWPARWKQITMILLDQNADIRRRMSNQRSVTTDPTMTVEGSEIFFWDDPRKVGLKVTEDNGTEFFRGPGAGTPVYLSQARALSRDFIKGGDAIFLLTMEDISHLVVSQPLPPTTTTPSNSTSTTNSTSSPGQTTINNGTSTTTTTAPTISTVPYDPCVSAQCENDGVCVPDAGDAVCRCAVGNDWWYYGDRCQFKSSVKDNIITTVLASVAVFVAMLIVTIVIVVCVKRNQRRVKITGEGITMKNMYSFKA